A section of the Vibrio vulnificus CMCP6 genome encodes:
- the rpoZ gene encoding DNA-directed RNA polymerase subunit omega: protein MARVTVQDAVEKVGNRFDLVLIAARRARQMQTGGKDSLVPEENDKPTVIALREIEEGLITKEVLDARERQEQQEQEAAELAAVSSIARNR from the coding sequence ATGGCACGCGTAACTGTTCAAGACGCTGTTGAAAAAGTTGGCAACCGTTTCGACTTGGTTCTGATTGCGGCTCGCCGCGCTCGTCAAATGCAAACTGGCGGCAAAGATTCACTAGTGCCGGAAGAGAATGATAAGCCAACCGTTATCGCTCTACGCGAAATCGAAGAAGGCCTTATCACTAAAGAAGTGCTTGATGCGCGTGAGCGTCAAGAGCAACAAGAACAAGAAGCAGCAGAACTAGCGGCCGTTAGCAGCATCGCTCGCAACCGTTAA